One Kaistella polysaccharea DNA segment encodes these proteins:
- a CDS encoding NuoI/complex I 23 kDa subunit family protein, which translates to MKLTNRSKVVSNKEMTFMEKLYLPEIFKGMAITMRHALEGPKGKVYSYPEVEKPRSKVWRGLHVLKLDEEGRERCTACGLCAVTCPAEAITMTGAERTRDEKHLYREEKYASVYEINMLRCIFCGLCEEACPKSAIYLTDRLVDVETNRGSFVYGKDKLVEKINERIDITERQSELQKKTVK; encoded by the coding sequence ATGAAATTGACAAACAGATCAAAAGTAGTCTCGAACAAAGAGATGACTTTTATGGAAAAATTATACCTCCCAGAAATCTTTAAGGGAATGGCAATCACCATGCGACATGCGTTGGAAGGGCCAAAAGGAAAAGTATATTCTTATCCTGAAGTTGAAAAACCACGGTCCAAAGTATGGCGTGGACTTCATGTTTTAAAACTTGATGAAGAAGGTCGCGAACGATGTACAGCTTGCGGGCTTTGTGCCGTTACTTGCCCTGCAGAAGCAATTACCATGACGGGAGCCGAGCGCACACGTGATGAAAAGCATCTTTATCGTGAAGAGAAGTACGCCTCTGTTTACGAGATTAATATGCTTAGATGTATTTTCTGTGGTTTATGTGAAGAAGCTTGTCCTAAATCTGCGATTTATCTTACAGACCGTTTGGTAGATGTGGAAACCAACCGCGGAAGTTTCGTTTATGGAAAAGATAAGCTTGTTGAAAAAATAAACGAGCGTATTGACATTACTGAACGCCAGAGCGAATTGCAGAAAAAAACAGTTAAGTAA
- a CDS encoding NADH-quinone oxidoreductase subunit J family protein yields the protein MEQIIFFFVALLAVTSGFYFVFAKNALYSILSLIITFFSIAALYILLNAQFLGIVQIIVYAGAIMVLFLYILMMLNLNKEDESKKQNLSKFIGVFTSGLLLVGILGAFKGLNKTTFGTGADDSVGLTKNLGRLLFNEYVLPFELASILILAGIVGAVLIGKKDL from the coding sequence ATGGAGCAGATTATATTTTTCTTCGTCGCCTTGTTAGCGGTTACCAGCGGATTTTATTTTGTATTTGCCAAAAACGCGCTCTATTCCATTTTATCACTAATCATCACTTTCTTTTCAATTGCTGCACTTTACATTTTATTGAATGCACAGTTTCTCGGAATTGTACAGATCATCGTGTACGCTGGAGCTATTATGGTTTTGTTCCTCTACATTTTGATGATGTTGAATTTGAACAAAGAAGATGAAAGTAAGAAGCAAAACCTTTCAAAATTTATTGGAGTTTTTACTTCTGGATTATTGCTGGTCGGAATTCTAGGTGCGTTCAAAGGTTTAAATAAAACGACTTTCGGCACTGGTGCTGATGACTCGGTTGGATTAACAAAAAACCTCGGAAGATTATTGTTTAACGAATATGTTTTGCCTTTTGAATTGGCTTCCATCCTTATTCTTGCGGGAATTGTAGGAGCGGTATTAATTGGTAAAAAAGATTTATAG
- the nuoK gene encoding NADH-quinone oxidoreductase subunit NuoK: MGEVNSFIQVVPLEYFIILSSILFCLGVLGVLIRKNAIIILGCVELMLNSVNLMLAAFSSYKGDGNGQILVFFIMVVAAAEVAVGLAIIAMLYRNTKSVDISIFNKLRG, translated from the coding sequence ATGGGAGAAGTAAATTCATTTATACAGGTTGTTCCCTTAGAATATTTTATTATTCTGAGTTCCATCTTGTTTTGTCTCGGTGTTTTAGGAGTTTTAATCCGCAAAAACGCCATTATTATTTTAGGATGTGTGGAACTGATGCTGAATTCTGTGAACCTCATGCTGGCTGCTTTTTCCTCCTACAAAGGTGATGGAAACGGACAGATTCTGGTATTTTTTATCATGGTTGTTGCGGCCGCAGAAGTTGCGGTAGGTTTAGCGATTATTGCCATGTTGTACAGAAATACAAAATCAGTAGACATCAGTATTTTTAACAAATTAAGAGGATAA
- the nuoL gene encoding NADH-quinone oxidoreductase subunit L — MENLVYAIILLPLAGFLFNGLFGKKLPKMLVGGLGTAVVFASFLIALSLFLKFDAESQPVVVRAFEWFRVNGVQVNFGFQIDQLSLMMIMIITGIGSLIHLYSIGYMHDDSGFYKFFSYLNLFIFMMLLLVMGSNYLILFIGWEGVGLCSYLLIGFWYKNKEYGAAARKAFIMNRIGDLGMIIGILMIAYQTNAIDYLSVAQNSGKFELDSTVIIFITASLFIGAMGKSAQIPLFTWLPDAMAGPTPVSALIHAATMVTAGIYLIVRSNFLFSLAPTTMDGILFIGLLTALVAAFIGLRQNDIKKVLAYSTVSQLGFMFVAVGVGAYTTAMFHLMTHAFFKALLFLGSGSVIHAMSGEQDMRFMGGLKKKIPITHITFLIGTLAISGFPFLSGMISKDEILTNVYGKNPIIWVILFAVAAMTAIYMFRAYYLTFHGEFRGTKEQESHLHESPLNMTLPLIVLAVLTVIGGFINLPHFIGHGNYAKLADWLKTIYVYDVELAEVPLMTEMILLGLTVLMFFTVWFVVKNIYVNMKKMALPDENYTGWERLSNRKLYIDELNNATFVKFIEGLGVGGNMFDKGVLKRFVDYIGIGAEDSGRAAKRLQNGNVENYVLIMSLAIGIILIVNFILQ, encoded by the coding sequence ATGGAAAATTTAGTTTACGCGATTATACTTTTACCTCTTGCAGGATTTCTCTTCAACGGTCTGTTTGGAAAGAAACTTCCAAAAATGTTGGTCGGCGGTTTAGGAACAGCAGTTGTATTTGCCTCATTTCTTATTGCTTTAAGTTTATTTCTGAAGTTCGATGCAGAATCGCAACCAGTTGTTGTGAGGGCTTTTGAATGGTTTAGAGTAAATGGAGTTCAGGTTAATTTCGGATTTCAGATCGATCAACTCTCGTTGATGATGATCATGATTATTACAGGAATCGGCTCATTAATTCACCTCTACTCTATTGGCTATATGCACGATGATTCCGGATTTTATAAGTTTTTCTCTTACCTGAATCTCTTCATCTTTATGATGTTGCTTCTGGTAATGGGAAGCAATTATTTAATTCTTTTCATCGGTTGGGAAGGTGTGGGATTATGTTCCTATTTGCTCATCGGTTTCTGGTACAAAAACAAGGAATATGGTGCAGCAGCAAGAAAAGCCTTCATCATGAACCGTATTGGTGACTTGGGAATGATCATCGGAATTTTGATGATTGCTTATCAAACCAACGCCATCGATTATTTATCAGTTGCACAAAATTCCGGTAAATTCGAACTTGATTCAACCGTCATTATTTTCATTACTGCCAGTTTATTTATTGGAGCGATGGGAAAATCTGCACAGATACCTTTGTTTACGTGGCTTCCAGATGCAATGGCAGGACCTACTCCAGTTTCAGCGTTAATTCACGCAGCTACGATGGTGACAGCGGGAATTTATTTGATCGTACGTTCGAACTTCCTCTTTTCCCTTGCTCCAACAACAATGGACGGAATTCTTTTCATTGGATTACTTACCGCATTAGTAGCCGCATTTATTGGTCTCCGTCAGAATGATATTAAAAAAGTCTTGGCGTACTCTACCGTTTCTCAATTAGGATTTATGTTTGTGGCAGTTGGAGTTGGTGCTTACACCACTGCAATGTTCCATTTAATGACGCATGCTTTTTTCAAAGCATTGTTATTCTTAGGTTCCGGATCTGTAATTCACGCAATGAGTGGTGAACAGGATATGAGATTTATGGGCGGTTTAAAAAAGAAAATCCCGATTACGCATATTACTTTCCTTATTGGAACATTGGCAATTTCCGGATTTCCTTTCCTTTCCGGAATGATTTCTAAAGATGAAATTCTAACTAATGTTTACGGGAAAAACCCGATTATTTGGGTGATTTTATTTGCTGTTGCAGCGATGACGGCCATCTATATGTTTAGAGCTTATTATTTAACGTTCCATGGTGAATTCCGCGGTACAAAAGAACAAGAAAGCCATCTTCACGAAAGTCCTTTGAATATGACTTTACCATTAATCGTATTGGCTGTGCTTACGGTGATCGGAGGTTTTATTAATTTACCGCATTTTATCGGACATGGCAATTATGCAAAATTAGCCGACTGGTTGAAAACAATTTATGTTTACGATGTTGAATTGGCCGAGGTTCCTTTAATGACAGAAATGATTTTATTAGGACTAACGGTACTGATGTTTTTCACCGTTTGGTTTGTTGTAAAAAATATATACGTCAACATGAAAAAAATGGCGCTTCCCGATGAAAATTATACAGGCTGGGAAAGACTTTCCAATAGAAAATTATACATCGATGAGTTAAATAATGCCACTTTCGTGAAATTTATTGAAGGACTCGGTGTGGGTGGAAATATGTTCGACAAAGGTGTTCTCAAAAGATTTGTAGATTATATCGGTATCGGAGCTGAAGATTCAGGTCGCGCTGCCAAACGTCTTCAAAATGGAAATGTTGAGAACTATGTCCTCATCATGTCTTTAGCCATCGGAATTATTTTAATTGTTAACTTTATATTACAATAG
- a CDS encoding complex I subunit 4 family protein has product MSYLLLTLLLLPLVGSGLVFAWKNPASKYLALGIAFAQMFLTFYMLSDFDFKPTVDGVLQYEINYPWSNYIKSNFHFGIDGMSMLMLLLTNILTPLIILSAFNEKPGYRNTFFGLILLMQFGLIGVFTSLDGLLFYIFWEITLIPIWLIAGIWGQENKKIQFTTRFFVFTFVGSLFMLIGLIYLYTHSASFALTDLYNADLTSGAQTVIFWFIFFAFAVKLPIFPFHSWQADTYTYSPTQGSMLLSGIMLKMAVYGLLRYLLPITPEPIMGLSGQIVLVLAIIGIVHGALIAIIQNDSKRIIAYSSLSHVGLITGGIIASAILTMRGTVVITGGEGALVQSFAHGINVVGLFYCADILYKRFKTRDIRQMGGLAKVAPKFAVLFMVILLGSIALPLTNGFVGEFILIKSIFDYSIMAAVIAGLTMIFSSVYLFRFYGKAMLGPGDEAVLETAGDLNAVEFSVLASLAVFVILLGVFPQPIMDMVSSSLKFIYASMLN; this is encoded by the coding sequence ATGTCGTACCTATTATTAACATTACTACTATTACCTCTTGTAGGTTCAGGATTGGTGTTCGCGTGGAAAAATCCCGCCAGTAAATATCTCGCCTTAGGAATTGCATTTGCACAAATGTTTTTAACATTTTATATGCTTTCTGATTTCGATTTCAAACCTACCGTAGATGGAGTTTTGCAATATGAAATCAATTATCCCTGGTCTAATTATATCAAAAGTAACTTTCATTTCGGTATCGATGGAATGAGCATGTTGATGTTGCTATTGACCAATATTTTAACACCGCTTATTATTCTTTCAGCTTTTAATGAAAAGCCGGGATACAGAAATACTTTTTTCGGTTTAATATTATTGATGCAATTCGGTTTAATAGGAGTGTTTACTTCTTTAGATGGTTTGTTATTCTATATTTTCTGGGAAATAACTTTAATTCCAATTTGGTTAATCGCTGGAATTTGGGGTCAGGAAAACAAAAAGATTCAGTTTACAACGCGATTCTTCGTGTTTACTTTCGTGGGTTCTTTGTTTATGTTGATTGGGCTCATTTATTTATATACCCATTCAGCATCCTTCGCGCTAACTGATTTATACAATGCAGATTTAACATCTGGTGCACAAACCGTTATATTCTGGTTTATATTCTTTGCTTTTGCGGTGAAGTTACCAATCTTCCCTTTCCATTCCTGGCAAGCAGATACTTATACGTATTCACCAACGCAAGGTTCAATGTTGCTTTCGGGAATTATGCTAAAAATGGCAGTTTACGGATTGTTACGATATTTACTCCCAATTACGCCAGAACCAATTATGGGACTTTCAGGACAAATCGTTTTGGTACTCGCCATCATTGGTATTGTTCACGGAGCTTTAATTGCAATTATTCAAAATGACTCCAAACGAATTATCGCTTACTCTTCTTTATCTCACGTAGGTTTAATTACCGGAGGAATTATCGCATCCGCTATTTTAACAATGCGTGGGACGGTGGTAATTACTGGTGGTGAAGGTGCTTTGGTACAATCGTTCGCTCACGGGATAAATGTTGTAGGTCTATTTTACTGCGCTGATATTCTTTATAAAAGATTTAAAACCCGAGACATCCGCCAAATGGGTGGATTGGCGAAGGTTGCGCCCAAATTTGCCGTTCTATTTATGGTTATTTTATTAGGATCAATCGCGCTTCCTTTAACGAATGGTTTTGTTGGTGAATTTATTTTGATAAAATCCATATTTGATTACAGTATTATGGCGGCGGTGATCGCCGGATTAACCATGATTTTCTCTTCCGTATATCTTTTCAGATTTTATGGTAAGGCTATGCTTGGACCTGGTGATGAAGCTGTTTTAGAAACGGCAGGTGACTTAAACGCTGTTGAATTTTCAGTCTTAGCCAGTTTGGCAGTTTTTGTTATTCTTCTGGGTGTATTTCCGCAGCCAATCATGGATATGGTCAGCAGTTCATTGAAGTTTATTTACGCTTCGATGTTAAATTAA
- a CDS encoding NADH-quinone oxidoreductase subunit N, with translation MSVLIIIFLTALVALFAGVFEQGKFSRYIGILGLMIAFYVSFLPELSFFAQYQNMFEFGANAALFTKITIVITILLFFIAGFAFSNHRSHQSELYALMLFSLCGGIVLFGFQNLVTLFLGIEILSIPLYVLAGSNKTDLRSNEASIKYFLMGAFATGFLLFGVALIYGSSGSFDLYTIHAFAVQNPKNLMFILGAILMLVALAFKVSLAPFHMWSPDVYQGSPSLITAFMMSVVKISAFFAFFKLMTIGFLGITGEWINVIGVMIIITLFLANVMGLAQTNVKRMLAYSSVSHVGYLSLIFYGMNSLSSYNLAFYLFAYSLATVGVMMCLIWVEKLKRETSYNAFKGLAHTEPILAVTATVSLLSMAGIPLTAGFMGKFAIFAQAIDNTPFLVLVAVLGSAISIAYYLRLIMSMFFPKESSFKTSEKVSLTYNIVAVFIIVALVAMGVFPDLFAKQFGL, from the coding sequence ATGAGCGTTTTAATAATTATTTTCCTTACCGCCTTGGTCGCGCTTTTTGCAGGTGTTTTCGAACAGGGGAAATTCTCACGGTATATCGGTATTCTGGGGCTAATGATTGCTTTTTACGTCAGTTTCCTGCCGGAACTTTCTTTCTTTGCTCAGTATCAGAACATGTTTGAGTTCGGGGCAAACGCAGCTTTGTTCACCAAAATAACCATTGTTATTACCATTTTATTGTTCTTCATCGCAGGTTTCGCATTTAGCAATCACCGCAGTCATCAATCAGAATTATATGCTTTAATGCTATTTTCTTTATGTGGTGGAATTGTCTTATTCGGTTTTCAGAATTTAGTAACTTTATTTCTCGGAATTGAAATTCTTTCGATCCCTTTATACGTTCTCGCCGGAAGTAATAAAACTGATCTACGCTCCAACGAAGCTTCAATTAAATATTTTTTGATGGGTGCTTTTGCAACAGGATTTCTTTTATTCGGAGTTGCACTCATTTACGGAAGCAGCGGCAGTTTTGATCTGTACACCATTCATGCTTTTGCCGTTCAAAATCCGAAAAATTTAATGTTTATTTTAGGTGCTATATTAATGCTGGTAGCTTTGGCTTTCAAAGTTTCCCTCGCACCTTTCCATATGTGGAGTCCAGATGTTTATCAGGGTTCACCATCGTTAATCACGGCGTTTATGATGTCGGTCGTTAAGATTTCAGCCTTCTTCGCTTTCTTTAAATTAATGACGATCGGTTTCCTAGGAATTACCGGCGAATGGATTAATGTGATTGGGGTAATGATTATTATCACACTATTCCTTGCGAATGTAATGGGTCTTGCGCAAACCAATGTAAAGCGAATGTTAGCCTATTCTTCCGTTTCTCACGTTGGTTATTTATCCCTTATTTTTTACGGAATGAACAGTTTGTCGAGTTATAACCTGGCATTTTATTTATTCGCATATTCATTAGCAACTGTAGGCGTAATGATGTGTTTAATCTGGGTTGAAAAACTGAAAAGAGAGACTTCTTATAACGCTTTCAAAGGTTTGGCACATACCGAACCTATCTTGGCGGTAACTGCAACAGTTTCATTATTATCAATGGCTGGGATTCCATTAACTGCAGGTTTTATGGGGAAATTTGCCATCTTTGCACAAGCAATTGATAACACGCCATTCCTCGTATTAGTCGCGGTTTTAGGATCTGCAATTTCCATCGCTTATTATCTTCGACTAATTATGTCGATGTTTTTTCCGAAAGAAAGCAGCTTCAAAACTTCAGAAAAAGTTTCACTAACTTACAATATTGTAGCGGTCTTCATTATCGTGGCATTAGTAGCGATGGGAGTTTTCCCAGATTTGTTTGCGAAACAATTCGGTTTGTAA
- a CDS encoding TetR/AcrR family transcriptional regulator: MKTEEYSTEDKILIAASKVFTEKGFSGTRTRDIAEEAGINLALLNYYFRTKEKLFEQVMKVKIVLLFGQIIPIITNEKTSLDEKINLASIKYFDILTKNPNLPIFVLSEIQKKTSDVKSILPFEKVLNNSYLMKQIKERKPDVNPFHFLLNFLSMTVFPFLGKPILQSFDLMDDAEFQQFVEERKTMVPMWIKMMLNN; encoded by the coding sequence ATGAAAACAGAAGAATATTCTACCGAAGATAAAATCCTGATTGCTGCTTCAAAAGTTTTCACTGAAAAAGGTTTTTCAGGTACACGAACACGCGATATTGCGGAGGAAGCCGGAATTAATTTGGCGCTTCTCAATTACTATTTTCGAACCAAAGAAAAACTGTTTGAACAGGTCATGAAGGTCAAAATCGTTTTGCTCTTTGGACAGATTATTCCCATCATTACAAATGAAAAAACGTCTTTAGATGAAAAAATCAATTTAGCGAGTATAAAGTATTTTGACATTTTAACTAAAAATCCTAACCTACCAATTTTTGTTTTAAGTGAAATTCAGAAGAAAACCTCGGATGTGAAATCAATTCTTCCTTTTGAAAAAGTATTGAACAATTCCTATTTGATGAAACAGATTAAAGAAAGAAAACCTGACGTTAATCCTTTTCACTTTTTATTGAATTTTCTAAGCATGACGGTTTTTCCCTTTTTAGGAAAACCAATTCTTCAATCATTTGATTTGATGGATGATGCTGAATTTCAACAGTTCGTGGAAGAAAGAAAAACAATGGTTCCGATGTGGATCAAGATGATGCTGAATAATTAA
- a CDS encoding TolC family protein: MKILKYIFLLLFFSVNAQTLTLEECYDLAKQNYPLIKRHDLIAKTKEYNLQNAAKGWLPQIQIVGQATYQNDVIQFPIQLPNMTNEPLSKDQYKVYADVQQNIYDGGMIANQKKMATINSEIELQKTELETDQLEMRINQIYFGILQTDEQLQQTELTKSDLSSGLKKAEAQLENGVIFRSNVDVLKAQIVNLEQKQLELQSTKKSFLQMLSLFINKNIDENTTLEKPEKILIQDENKRAELKLFELQKLGLEQQKANINSKNLPKLGAFFQGGYGKPGFNMLKNEFDVFYIGGLRLNIPISGFYTRKNDLALVETQQQEIDVQKENFLFNQQFQTIQNNSDLDKIQQLINKDNELIQLRESIRKASLAQLENGVITTNDYLREVNELDRAKNQRIIHEIQYLLTQYNLKAQLNQ; encoded by the coding sequence ATGAAAATCTTAAAATACATATTCCTCCTCCTCTTCTTCTCAGTCAATGCTCAAACATTGACTTTAGAAGAATGTTACGATTTGGCCAAACAAAATTACCCGCTCATTAAAAGACATGATTTAATTGCGAAGACCAAAGAATACAATTTGCAGAATGCGGCAAAAGGTTGGCTTCCTCAAATCCAGATTGTGGGACAGGCAACTTATCAAAATGATGTGATTCAGTTCCCAATTCAACTGCCCAATATGACCAATGAACCATTGAGCAAAGATCAATATAAAGTATATGCCGACGTTCAGCAAAATATTTACGATGGCGGAATGATTGCCAATCAAAAAAAAATGGCAACCATTAATTCCGAAATAGAACTACAAAAAACAGAACTTGAAACCGATCAGTTAGAAATGAGAATCAACCAAATTTATTTTGGAATTCTACAAACCGATGAGCAACTTCAACAAACAGAATTAACCAAATCTGACTTATCAAGCGGACTAAAAAAAGCCGAAGCACAATTAGAAAACGGCGTTATCTTTAGAAGTAATGTCGATGTTCTGAAAGCACAAATCGTCAATCTCGAACAAAAACAATTGGAGCTCCAATCCACGAAAAAAAGTTTTTTACAGATGCTTTCTCTTTTCATTAATAAAAATATCGATGAAAATACCACGCTCGAAAAACCAGAGAAAATTCTGATTCAAGATGAAAATAAACGTGCAGAACTGAAACTCTTTGAATTGCAAAAACTCGGTCTAGAACAGCAGAAAGCAAATATCAATTCCAAAAACCTTCCAAAGCTCGGAGCTTTCTTTCAAGGTGGTTACGGAAAACCCGGTTTCAATATGTTGAAAAATGAATTCGATGTTTTTTACATCGGTGGTTTGCGTTTAAACATTCCGATTTCGGGATTTTACACCAGGAAAAATGATTTGGCTTTGGTCGAAACGCAACAGCAGGAAATCGACGTTCAGAAAGAAAACTTCCTTTTTAATCAGCAGTTTCAAACCATTCAGAACAACAGCGACCTCGATAAAATTCAGCAATTGATTAATAAAGACAATGAACTCATCCAATTACGTGAAAGCATTAGAAAAGCCTCTTTAGCCCAACTGGAGAACGGAGTTATTACGACCAATGATTATTTGCGGGAAGTGAATGAACTCGACCGGGCAAAAAATCAAAGGATCATTCACGAGATCCAATATCTTCTGACACAATATAATTTGAAAGCACAACTTAATCAGTAG
- a CDS encoding HlyD family secretion protein, whose product MKKYILFTALLSLAACNNSDNSYDASGTFEADELMVTAKANGTILQLNIEEGQQLSPNEKVGEIDPKNVELQKEQVIASMDAIEQKTNSALPQIQVLQSQISGQSANVSVLQEQLQNAIRERNRTANLVAKDAATKKQLDDANGQIKVIQKQIVAAQSQLSILQQQISTTKQNVSIQNRAILGERKPTEKKVEQIDEQLKNNKIESPIAGMVLTKYLNQGEFATVGKPIFKMANLEVMTLKTFVTGDQLPQIKIGQQVKVLIDAGEGKTKELPGTIYWISSKAEFTPKTIQTKNERANLVYAVKIHVKNDGYLKIGMYGDVKF is encoded by the coding sequence ATGAAAAAATATATTTTATTTACAGCCCTACTTTCCCTCGCTGCCTGCAATAATTCAGATAATTCCTACGATGCGTCGGGAACATTCGAAGCCGATGAACTGATGGTCACTGCCAAAGCCAATGGAACGATCCTGCAACTCAATATAGAAGAAGGTCAGCAATTGTCACCCAATGAAAAAGTCGGCGAAATAGATCCCAAGAACGTAGAACTTCAAAAGGAACAGGTTATCGCTAGCATGGATGCTATTGAGCAAAAAACAAATTCTGCTCTTCCACAAATTCAGGTTTTGCAATCTCAGATATCCGGACAATCTGCAAATGTTTCCGTTTTACAGGAACAACTTCAAAATGCAATTCGGGAAAGAAACAGAACTGCAAATTTGGTGGCCAAAGATGCCGCAACAAAAAAACAACTTGATGATGCAAACGGACAAATAAAAGTGATTCAGAAACAGATTGTTGCGGCTCAAAGTCAGTTGAGTATTTTACAGCAACAGATTTCCACCACCAAACAAAATGTCTCCATTCAAAACCGCGCGATTTTAGGTGAAAGAAAACCAACCGAGAAAAAGGTGGAGCAAATCGATGAACAGTTAAAAAATAACAAGATTGAAAGTCCGATTGCCGGTATGGTTTTAACGAAATATCTAAATCAAGGTGAGTTTGCAACGGTTGGAAAACCTATTTTCAAAATGGCAAATTTAGAAGTGATGACTTTAAAAACCTTTGTGACCGGAGATCAATTGCCCCAAATAAAAATCGGACAACAGGTAAAAGTCCTCATCGACGCTGGAGAAGGAAAAACCAAAGAACTTCCCGGAACAATTTACTGGATCAGTTCCAAAGCCGAGTTTACCCCGAAAACCATTCAAACCAAAAACGAACGAGCCAATTTAGTTTACGCGGTAAAAATCCACGTCAAAAACGATGGCTATCTCAAAATCGGAATGTATGGTGACGTGAAATTCTAA
- a CDS encoding ABC transporter ATP-binding protein, whose translation MKSIIVNNLIKTYGKKTEKVLAVDDVSFDVNPGEIFGLIGPDGAGKTSIFRMLTTVLLPDFGSASIEGFDMVKDYKEIRKILGYMPGRFSLYQDLTIEENLEFFASVFNTTIAENYDLIKDIYIQIEPFKDRRAGKLSGGMKQKLALCCALIHKPKVLFLDEPTTGVDPVSRKEFWEMLQRLKLQGITMVVATPYMDEAALCDRIALMQNGKILSINTPENISKAYPDLLFEVKAGRTANVLRALETFDQKKNVYAYGEFVHLSVDQNENFDIENITEYLKKEGLENIEINPIKASIEDSFIRLLSN comes from the coding sequence ATGAAATCAATCATCGTCAACAATCTCATCAAAACCTACGGCAAGAAAACTGAAAAAGTACTTGCAGTGGATGACGTGAGTTTCGATGTCAACCCGGGAGAAATATTCGGCTTGATTGGTCCTGACGGTGCCGGGAAAACTTCCATCTTCAGAATGTTGACGACGGTTCTTCTACCCGATTTCGGTTCTGCGTCGATTGAAGGTTTTGATATGGTAAAAGATTATAAAGAAATTCGGAAAATTTTGGGTTACATGCCTGGACGTTTTTCACTCTATCAGGATTTAACGATTGAAGAAAATCTGGAATTTTTTGCCAGCGTTTTTAATACGACCATTGCAGAAAACTACGATTTGATCAAAGACATCTATATTCAAATTGAACCTTTTAAAGATCGAAGAGCCGGAAAATTATCAGGCGGAATGAAACAGAAACTCGCTTTATGCTGCGCCTTAATTCATAAGCCGAAAGTATTATTTCTGGACGAACCGACCACGGGAGTTGATCCTGTTTCGAGAAAGGAATTTTGGGAAATGTTGCAGCGTTTGAAATTACAGGGAATCACCATGGTCGTGGCGACACCTTATATGGACGAAGCCGCCTTGTGTGACCGAATCGCTTTAATGCAAAATGGAAAAATTCTTTCAATCAATACGCCGGAAAATATCAGCAAAGCTTATCCTGATTTACTTTTCGAAGTGAAAGCCGGACGAACTGCAAATGTATTGCGTGCTTTGGAAACCTTCGACCAAAAGAAAAATGTCTATGCGTACGGAGAATTTGTGCATTTAAGTGTGGACCAGAATGAAAATTTCGACATCGAAAACATTACAGAATATTTGAAAAAAGAAGGACTTGAAAATATTGAAATCAATCCTATAAAAGCCAGTATCGAAGATAGTTTTATTCGCTTATTATCCAATTAA
- a CDS encoding ABC transporter ATP-binding protein, translating to MTSDNQNIAIKAENITKTFGDFTAVDHISFEVTKGEIFGFLGANGAGKTTAMRMFSGLSIPTSGTATVAGFDVYKETEKIKKNIGYMSQKFSLYGNLTVKENLNFFGGIYGIPRKNLKIKRDQLIQELGLENEKNKLVSELPLGWKQKLAFSVAIFHEPQIVFLDEPTGGVDPVTRRQFWNMIYEASDRGITIFVTTHYMDEAEYCDRISIMVDGKIAALDTPAQLKKQFNAQNMDDVFYELARGAKRIE from the coding sequence ATGACTTCAGACAACCAAAATATCGCCATCAAAGCAGAAAATATCACCAAGACTTTTGGAGATTTTACGGCGGTTGATCATATCAGTTTTGAAGTAACCAAAGGGGAAATTTTCGGTTTCCTGGGAGCCAATGGTGCTGGAAAAACTACAGCGATGCGAATGTTCAGCGGACTTTCAATTCCGACTTCTGGAACTGCGACGGTCGCAGGGTTTGATGTTTATAAGGAAACCGAAAAGATTAAGAAAAACATTGGTTATATGAGTCAAAAGTTTTCTCTGTACGGCAATTTGACCGTTAAAGAAAACCTGAATTTCTTCGGTGGAATTTACGGAATACCAAGAAAGAATTTGAAAATAAAACGCGATCAACTCATCCAAGAACTCGGACTTGAAAATGAAAAAAACAAATTGGTTTCAGAACTTCCCTTAGGGTGGAAACAGAAATTAGCTTTCTCGGTTGCCATATTTCACGAACCTCAAATTGTCTTTCTTGATGAACCAACTGGCGGTGTAGATCCTGTGACCAGACGGCAATTTTGGAATATGATTTATGAAGCCTCCGACCGTGGAATTACCATTTTTGTGACGACGCATTATATGGACGAAGCCGAATATTGCGACCGCATCTCCATTATGGTTGATGGAAAAATAGCGGCCTTAGATACTCCAGCACAATTGAAAAAACAATTCAATGCGCAAAATATGGATGATGTTTTCTATGAATTAGCACGCGGTGCGAAACGGATAGAATAG